A region of the Deltaproteobacteria bacterium genome:
GCGCTTGCGCAGATCGGCGCAAAGTTTGTGCGCGGTCTCGACGATGCGGCCATTTTTCTTAAGCAGCGGCAGCACCGCGACTTTGATCGGCGCCAACTCCGGATGAAAATTCAGCACCACGCGCTTCTCGCCCTTCACTTCTTCCTCGCGATAGGCATCGACCAAAAACGCCAGAGTGCCGCGGTCCGCGCCGGCCGACGGCTCGATGACGTAGGGGACGATCTTCTGTTTACTCTCCTCGTCGAAGTAATCGAGCGATTTGCCGCTGAACTCGGCATGCTGTTTCAAATCGAAGTCGGTGCGGTTGGCGACGCCCTCCAATTCGCTCCAGCCCATGGGAAATAGATACTCGATGTCGGCGGTGCGCTTGGCGTAATGGGCCAGCTCGTCGGGATCATGCTCGCGCAGCCGGAGATTTTCCTTGCGGATGCCATAGCGCGGATACCAGGCGAAGCGCTCGTCGAGCCAGCGCTGGTGCCACTCTTCGTCGGTGCCGGGCATGACGAAGAACTCGATCTCCATCTGCTCGAACTCGCGCGTGCGGAATGTGAAATTGCCCGGCGTGATTTCGTTGCGGAATGATTTACCTATCTGGGCGATGCCGAAGGGCAGCTTCATGCGCATGGACTGGAGCACGTTGTCGAAATTGACGAAGATCCCTTGGGCGGTTTCCGGTCGCAAATAAGCCACCGCCGCGTCCTCTTCCACCGGCCCCATAAACGTCTTGAACATGAGATTGAATTGACGCGGATCGGTCAGCTCGCCCTTGCCACAGGCTGGGCAGAGCGTGCGTTTGGTACCGCAATGTTTACACGCTTCGCCGCCGGGAATGGTAAATTTGTTGCCCTTGGTCGCGGCGCAGAAGTGCAGCCAGCTATCTTCTTCGATTTTATCCGAGCGAAACCGTTTCTTGCAGTCGCGGCAGTCCACCATCGGATCGGTGAAATGATCCAAGTGGCCGCTCGCCTTCCACACCCGCGGATGCATGAGTATCGACGCATCGAGGCCGACCATGTCGGCGCGGTTCTGCACCGAGTCGCGCCACCAAACGCGCTTGACGTTATTCTTAAGCTCGACGCCGAGCGGCCCGTAGTCCCAACAGGAGCCGGTTCCGCCGTAAATCTCGCTCGACTGAAAAATAAACCCGCGCCGCTTACACAGCGACACGATCTTGTCCATGTCTACCATCAACACATCCTATCTGAACGGGGAATTTTGACAATGTAATGGATAGGGGAAGCAGAGTCAAAACAGGCCTGAGCGCTTTCGGCCAAGCGACGCTTCATTCGGGGCATCACGCAAATACTTTGTTAGATTCGCCCCGCTAAGTTATAATCGCCGTAATCAAGCGATCCCTGCGCGATCCCATCCATCGAAAACCGCGCAGATCGTCGATCAACTCCATGGAAGTCTCCGTCGTCATTCCTTGCCTAAACGAAGCGGATACCCTCGCCGTTTGCATCGAAAAAGCGTGGAGCGCATTTCGCGCCCAACAAATCGACGGTGAAGTGATCGTCGCCGATAACGGTAGCACCGATGGCAGCCAGGATATCGCCAAAGCGCTCGGCGCCCGGGTGATTCATGTCGAGGCTCGGGGCTACGGCAATGCGTTGATGCAAGGCATCTCGGCGGCACACGGTGAGTACGTCATCATGGGCGACGCCGACGACAGTTATGATTTCCTCGAAGTGCCGCGCTTCGTCGCGAAATTGCGCCAGGGCTTCGATCTCGTCCAAGGCTGCCGCCTGCCCTCCGGCGGCGGCACCATCGTTGCGGGCGCGATGCCGTTTCTCCATCGGGTTTGGGGCAACCCGATGTTTTCCTATCTGGCGCGCCGTTGGTTCAACGCGCCGCTCAGCGATGTCTACTGTGGCCTACGCGGCTTTCGCAAAGATTTTTACCTTACTCTCGATCAGCGCTGCACCGGCATGGAATTCGCGACGGAAATGATTATCAAAGCGAGCATGCGCAGTCGGAGCATCGGCGAGATTCCGATCACTCTTCACCCTGACGGTCGAAAAAGCCATGCACCACATCTCAGGACGTTTCGCGACGGCTGGCGCACGATTCGCCTGTTCCTGCTCTACAGTCCGCGCTGGCTGTTTCTCATGCCTGGGGCATTGTTGATGATTTTCGGTTTGTTGGGCTTTACCATCGCGCTGCCCGGCTTGACGTTAGGCGGCGTGACCTTCGACGCCCATACGCTGCTATTCTCGAGCCTGGCAATTTTATGCGGCTATCAGTCGGTGATCTTCGCCATCTCGGCGAAAACTTTTGCCATCAGCGCAGGCCTGTTGCCGGAAGATCCGCGCATGAGTCGTTTCTTCGAGATGATCTATCTGGAGCGCGGACTCGCCATATCACTCATCGCGCTTTTGATTGGCATCAGTTTACTAGTTGCCGCGATTCTCAAGTGGAAAGCCACGGGCTTTGGCCGCCTCGATTATGCTCAAACCATGCGCTTGGTGATTCCCGGCGCGACCTTAACCGCGCTGGCGGTGCCAACCGTTTTCTCGAGCTTTTTCGTCAGCATCTTGGGAATGGGGCGGCGATGAGCGCTGATTCCAACGAATCCTTCGACCGTTATGCCGAGGAATATGACAGCGCGCTCAGCCAAGGGCTCGCGGTTTCCGGCGAGAACAAAGATTATTTCGCGCACCGTCGAATCGAGTGGTTGCGTACCCATCTGCCGCGGGACATGACGGGTCTGAATCGAGTCATGGACTACGGCTGCGGCACCGGCTCCAGCGCGCCTTTACTACTCGATATTCTTGGCGCCAAGGCACTAATCGGCACCGACACCTCGGCGAAGTCGCTGGCAATCGCGGCGCGAGATCACAACTCCCAAAACTTTCAGTTTCTCAATTTCGACGAATATCGTCCCGACGGTGAATTGGACCTGGTTTATTCCAACGGCGTCTTTCATCATATCCCTTTGTCCGACCGGGCTGGCGCCGTAGGCTACATCTATCGAGCGATTCGGCCTGGGGGCTTGTTCGCATTGTGGGAAAATAATCCGTGGAATCCAGGAACCCGACTGGTCATGAGCCGCATCCCCTTCGACCGTGATGCGATTACACTCACCGCGCGCAACGCGCGCGACCTACTACGCTGCGGCGGTTTCGAAATTCTCCGCACCGATTTCTTATTTATCTTTCCGAATTTCTTGCGTGGGCTGCGTGGGATCGAGCCGTACTGCGCTGGCCTACCGCTCGGAGCGCAATATCAAGTGCTATGCCGAAAACCGGTCCCGTCTTCCGAAAATTAGCTCTGATTGCAATTCATCTAATCACGGTTCGGAAAAAACCATCCGGCGAATGTTCGGTGTTTAGTTCATGAAATTAATTGATACCATCGCAGCGCGGCGCTGGTTGGCGGTTCTTATCGTCGGATTGCTGGCATTTTCCGGCAGCGTCACCATCGGCTTGATCGGCGGCATCGCCGTGCCCAAAGAGCACGACGAGTTCAGTTACTTGCTCGCCGCCGACACCTTCCGCCAAGGTCGTCTCACCAATCCCACCCATCCGATGTGGATTCATTTCGAGAGCATTCACATCATTCATCAGCCAACGTATATGGCCAAATACCCGCCCGGCCCTGGAGCGATGCTCGCCCTGGGACAACTGCTGAGCGGTTACCCGATCGTCGGCGTATGGTTGAGCATGGGACTCATGGGCGCCGCCATCTGCTGGATGTTACAGGCCTGGGTGCCACCACGCTGGGCTTTGATCGGCGGATTATTTTCACTGCTCCACCCGATCGTCGGCATCGGCGCGGATTGGGCGCAAGGTTATTGGCGCGGTGCCTTGGCCGCCGCAGGCGGTGCGCTGGTATTGGGCGCATGCCGCTACCTGCTCAAGCAGCCCTCGGTACTTCGTGCAGTTTTGATGGGAGTCGGATTGACGATTCTCGCCAACACCCGACCCTATGAAGGGCTGCTTGTCGGTATCGGCGCCGGTGTGACGTTAGTGCTGGGGTTCTTGCGTCAACGCGACTTTGCCCTTCGCGTGCTGATCAAAAAAGTCGTCCTGCCGTTGGTCGTCACATGCGCGCTGAGCGCGGCCTGGATGGCTTACTATAATTTTTGCGTCACTGGAAATATTTTTCGTTTACCCTACCAAGTGCACGAGACAGCCTACGGCGTCGCGCCGCTGTTTGTTTGGCAAGAGCCGACATCCGTTCCAGTCTACCGCCACCCGCGCTTGGATAAACTCCACACCAGCCATGAGCTTGCGATTTACCGCGCCAAGCATTCGTTGACTGGGTTTGCCGCAGACAACGCCGATGCGCTGCTCATGTACGCTTTTTTCGTGGGCAACATTTTTCTCGTTCCGTTTGTCATCAACTTGCGCCCATGGCTCCGCTGGCTTTTACGCAACCGGTGGACGAAAAGCGCCGTGGCGATTTATTTTTTCGTGACCGTCGGGCTCATGGCCGAGACCTACTACTACCTGCATTATTGGGCGCCGGTGCTGGCGCTCAACTACTACTTTACGGTGCAAGCGTTGCGGATTTGGTGCCGGCGCGATCGGCGTCTCAGACCTTACATCGTGCCGGTCATGCTCGCGCTCGTTGCCATGCTCATGCTCATCGTCGCCCGGCAGAGGATCAAAGAGCAAGACAACCCGCTATCGGCAGCGTCCCAGCGCGCGGCTCTGATGGCGCGGTGGCAACAGCAGCCGGGCAAGCAGCTGGTGCTCATCCGTTACGACGCCGAAGCCAACGACCTTTTCGAATGGGTGTACAACGACGCCGATATCGATAACGCAAAGGTCGTCTGGGCCCGGGCCATGGAGCCGAGCGCGAACTGCAAATTGGCCGATTACTTCAAAGATCATGAGATCTGGTCATTGACCGTCGGAGCGGAAAACAAACCGGTCGAAGTAAATCCATTTCCGCGCCAAGCATGCCAGTGACCGAGATTGGATCAGAAGAGATTTTTTTGCCGCGACATGAAACGATTTCACTAATTCGTTTCACAGCCCGAACATATCCGCCATGTCATAAAGCCCAGGCTTCTGTTTGGCTAGCCACTGCGCGGCGCGCAACGCGCCGTGGGCGAAGGTGTCGCGGCTGTGGGCGCGGTGGATGAATTCGAGCCGTTCGCCAATGCCGCCGAAGATCACCGTATGTTCGCCGACGATGTCGCCGGCGCGCACCGATAACAGCGCGATCTCTTTTTTGCCGCGCTCGCCGACGATGCCTTTGCGGCCGTTGATGCCGACTTTATCGAAATCGCGGCCTAATGCGTTCGCGATAGAACGACCGAGCGCGAGCGCCGTGCCGCTGGGCGCGTCTTTCTTGAAGCGATGATGAGCTTCGACGATCTCGACGTCGTAATCGTCGCCCAACATCTTGGCGGCTTTACCTAAAAGCGAAACCAGCACGTTGACACCCAAGCTCGTATTGGCCGATAGCAATGTCGGCGTGCGCCGGGCCAGCTTTTTTATCTCAGCTTGCTGCGCCGCGGTGAATCCGGTGGTGGCGATGACCATGGGAGTTTTTTTCTTGGCCGCCGCGCGCAGATAATTCAGCGAAGCCGTGGGAGTGCTGAAATCGACAATCACTGCATTGGGCTTCAACACGGCGTCGAGCTTATCGGTAATGGGAATTCCCAGATGTCCCGCCGCCGATATTTCACCGGCGTCTTTGCCCAAGCGCGGGCTGCCCGGCCGATCGAGCGCGGCAACTAATTTAATATCCGTCGATTGCCGGATCGCCCGCACCAGCGCGCCGCCCATACGCCCACCGACGCCGCAAATGATAATTCCAAGAGCCATAAGGATTTACAGCAAAGCGAAATCGCGCAGCGCCTGTTTGAGCTTGGTCACATTGCGTTCGGCCATCGGCGTCATCGGCAGTCGCAGCTCGCCGCCGCATTTGCCCATCAGCGCCAACGCAGTCTTAACCGGGATCGGATTGGTTTCGATGAACAGGCTACGGATCAGCGGAATCAGTTTGAACTGAATTTCCCGCCCCTTCTCCCAGTCGCCTTTCAAGCACGCTTCGGTCAGCTGCGCGGTTTGCTTGGGCGCGACATTGGCAACTGTCGAAATCACACCTTTGCCGCCGAGCGCCATCAACGAATAAATCAGCGAATCCTCGCCCGAGTAGACCGCCAACCGCTCACCGCACAAACGGATCACGTCGATGGCTTGATCCACCGAACCGGTGGCTTCTTTGACGCCGGCGATATTTGTAATCTCGGCGAGACGCGCCAAAGTCTCCGGCTCGATCTTCGAACCGGTGCGGCCGGGAATATTATAGATGATGATCGGAATGCCGACTTCGGACGCGACCTTCTTGTAATGCTGATAGATACCTTCTTGAGTCGGCCGATTGTAATAGGGCGAGATCATCAGCGCGCCGTCGGCGCCGGACTTTTCCGCCTCCCGCGTGAGACGCACGGCCTCGTCAGTAGAATTGGAACCGGTGCCGGCGATGACCGGCACGCGCTTGTTGAC
Encoded here:
- a CDS encoding glycine--tRNA ligase → MVDMDKIVSLCKRRGFIFQSSEIYGGTGSCWDYGPLGVELKNNVKRVWWRDSVQNRADMVGLDASILMHPRVWKASGHLDHFTDPMVDCRDCKKRFRSDKIEEDSWLHFCAATKGNKFTIPGGEACKHCGTKRTLCPACGKGELTDPRQFNLMFKTFMGPVEEDAAVAYLRPETAQGIFVNFDNVLQSMRMKLPFGIAQIGKSFRNEITPGNFTFRTREFEQMEIEFFVMPGTDEEWHQRWLDERFAWYPRYGIRKENLRLREHDPDELAHYAKRTADIEYLFPMGWSELEGVANRTDFDLKQHAEFSGKSLDYFDEESKQKIVPYVIEPSAGADRGTLAFLVDAYREEEVKGEKRVVLNFHPELAPIKVAVLPLLKKNGRIVETAHKLCADLRKRWHSVYDDTASIGRLYRRQDEVGTPFCVTVDVQTVGDDKAAADDKVTIRDRDQMQQVRVPLTALPPVMEKLMAGEWAEIYGQHGVTRE
- a CDS encoding glycosyltransferase family 2 protein; this encodes MEVSVVIPCLNEADTLAVCIEKAWSAFRAQQIDGEVIVADNGSTDGSQDIAKALGARVIHVEARGYGNALMQGISAAHGEYVIMGDADDSYDFLEVPRFVAKLRQGFDLVQGCRLPSGGGTIVAGAMPFLHRVWGNPMFSYLARRWFNAPLSDVYCGLRGFRKDFYLTLDQRCTGMEFATEMIIKASMRSRSIGEIPITLHPDGRKSHAPHLRTFRDGWRTIRLFLLYSPRWLFLMPGALLMIFGLLGFTIALPGLTLGGVTFDAHTLLFSSLAILCGYQSVIFAISAKTFAISAGLLPEDPRMSRFFEMIYLERGLAISLIALLIGISLLVAAILKWKATGFGRLDYAQTMRLVIPGATLTALAVPTVFSSFFVSILGMGRR
- a CDS encoding class I SAM-dependent methyltransferase; the encoded protein is MSADSNESFDRYAEEYDSALSQGLAVSGENKDYFAHRRIEWLRTHLPRDMTGLNRVMDYGCGTGSSAPLLLDILGAKALIGTDTSAKSLAIAARDHNSQNFQFLNFDEYRPDGELDLVYSNGVFHHIPLSDRAGAVGYIYRAIRPGGLFALWENNPWNPGTRLVMSRIPFDRDAITLTARNARDLLRCGGFEILRTDFLFIFPNFLRGLRGIEPYCAGLPLGAQYQVLCRKPVPSSEN
- a CDS encoding 4-hydroxy-tetrahydrodipicolinate reductase, with the protein product MALGIIICGVGGRMGGALVRAIRQSTDIKLVAALDRPGSPRLGKDAGEISAAGHLGIPITDKLDAVLKPNAVIVDFSTPTASLNYLRAAAKKKTPMVIATTGFTAAQQAEIKKLARRTPTLLSANTSLGVNVLVSLLGKAAKMLGDDYDVEIVEAHHRFKKDAPSGTALALGRSIANALGRDFDKVGINGRKGIVGERGKKEIALLSVRAGDIVGEHTVIFGGIGERLEFIHRAHSRDTFAHGALRAAQWLAKQKPGLYDMADMFGL
- a CDS encoding 4-hydroxy-tetrahydrodipicolinate synthase; the encoded protein is MFSGSMVALVTPFKNGAVDWQSLEALVAFHLENGTHGIVPCGTTGESATLSHQEHDEVIRAVIKFVNKRVPVIAGTGSNSTDEAVRLTREAEKSGADGALMISPYYNRPTQEGIYQHYKKVASEVGIPIIIYNIPGRTGSKIEPETLARLAEITNIAGVKEATGSVDQAIDVIRLCGERLAVYSGEDSLIYSLMALGGKGVISTVANVAPKQTAQLTEACLKGDWEKGREIQFKLIPLIRSLFIETNPIPVKTALALMGKCGGELRLPMTPMAERNVTKLKQALRDFALL